A genome region from Nitrospira sp. includes the following:
- a CDS encoding HDOD domain-containing protein: protein MSAEPARTTDATPASTGPLEQLLIERIQKGAIELPLLPQVASRILAMVYDPNAEAAKLAALIHQDQALAAHVIRIANSPAYMTRNPVVSLQHAVSMLGMNLMSELAFSASIKGSAFKVPGWDDEVKRLWQYSLASGAYAKEIARTRRFNVESAYLCGLLHGIGKPVVLQTLVALAKEQNCTLTKEWLHQLLEGYYIQVGLLVAEDWGLPPPVVESIGFHNDYQYAKTAKQECMTTCLAGRLATHFLDPEGFDEATVREHAVFADLNLYPKDIDMLLALKEKVQVVVEAMPL from the coding sequence ATGAGCGCTGAACCAGCTAGAACCACGGACGCGACCCCGGCTTCAACAGGGCCATTGGAACAACTTCTCATTGAGCGTATCCAGAAGGGCGCGATCGAGCTCCCTCTGCTCCCTCAAGTCGCCTCTAGGATTCTGGCGATGGTCTATGATCCGAATGCGGAGGCAGCGAAACTGGCGGCCCTCATTCATCAGGACCAGGCGTTGGCGGCCCATGTCATTCGAATTGCCAATTCCCCAGCCTACATGACACGTAACCCGGTGGTGTCCCTACAACATGCCGTCTCCATGCTGGGCATGAACCTCATGTCGGAACTGGCATTTTCCGCTTCCATCAAGGGGAGCGCATTTAAGGTGCCGGGATGGGATGATGAAGTCAAGCGTCTCTGGCAGTATTCATTGGCCAGTGGCGCCTATGCCAAGGAAATTGCGCGCACGCGCCGGTTCAACGTCGAAAGTGCCTATCTTTGCGGCCTCTTGCACGGGATCGGCAAACCAGTCGTGCTGCAGACGTTGGTGGCGCTGGCCAAGGAACAAAATTGTACCTTGACGAAAGAATGGCTCCATCAACTCCTCGAGGGCTATTACATCCAGGTGGGGTTGCTCGTAGCCGAAGATTGGGGCCTCCCGCCCCCGGTGGTGGAGTCGATCGGCTTTCACAACGATTACCAGTATGCAAAAACGGCCAAACAAGAGTGCATGACGACCTGTCTCGCCGGTCGGTTGGCCACGCATTTTCTCGATCCGGAGGGATTCGATGAAGCGACGGTGCGGGAGCATGCGGTCTTTGCCGATCTCAATTTGTATCCAAAAGATATCGATATGCTTCTGGCTTTGAAGGAAAAGGTGCAGGTTGTTGTGGAGGCGATGCCATTGTGA
- the sthA gene encoding Si-specific NAD(P)(+) transhydrogenase: protein MIGSNAYDIVVVGSGPAGQKAAIQGAKAGKKVVLIEQEQGIGGNCVYRGTIPSKTLRETALQFERLKRSSEVFEGRLRSDVPMSVLLHRLDEVVKAHECYMADQLARNGVTYRHGRARFLSPHEIELEAIDGARQGLQADTIVLATGSRPRSIPEIPVDHEHVLDSDSILSMIYLPRSLTVVGGGVIACEYAATFALLGVEVTLIDKASRPLPFMDKEIVDVFQRSIEQQGGRFYVGHTVIEVAWDGVSAVIARLENGMAVKSEKMLVALGRQPNVEELNLQAAGLTLDEKGRIPVNEYGQTELPHIFAAGDMLGRPPALASQAMEDGRRAVSHALGIPIGDSLNQVPVGIYTIPEIASIGLDEEQAAARYRGPLVGRARFTEIAKGQITGACNGLLKLIADPSGERLLGVQIVGENATELIHIGQMALQDGATIDRFIDSIFSFPTFAEGYRVAALDILGQRRKQQSPPQAA, encoded by the coding sequence GTGATCGGTTCCAACGCGTATGACATCGTGGTGGTGGGCAGCGGTCCTGCCGGGCAGAAGGCGGCCATCCAAGGCGCCAAAGCCGGCAAGAAAGTCGTCCTGATCGAACAGGAACAGGGCATCGGCGGCAACTGTGTGTACCGGGGGACGATTCCCAGTAAGACCCTGCGCGAGACGGCCTTACAGTTCGAGCGACTCAAACGGTCGAGCGAAGTGTTCGAGGGACGGCTGCGGTCTGATGTGCCTATGTCCGTGTTGCTGCATCGTTTGGATGAAGTGGTCAAGGCGCACGAATGTTACATGGCCGATCAACTTGCGCGTAACGGCGTCACCTATCGGCACGGGCGCGCCCGATTTCTCTCGCCGCACGAGATTGAATTGGAGGCGATCGATGGCGCCAGGCAGGGGCTCCAAGCCGATACGATTGTCCTGGCGACCGGATCCCGGCCGCGTTCGATTCCTGAAATCCCTGTCGACCATGAACATGTCTTGGACAGCGATTCGATCTTGTCGATGATCTATTTGCCCCGCTCGTTGACGGTCGTCGGGGGAGGCGTGATCGCCTGCGAATATGCCGCGACCTTCGCGTTGCTCGGGGTGGAAGTCACCCTCATCGACAAGGCCTCGCGTCCACTCCCCTTCATGGATAAGGAAATCGTCGACGTATTTCAACGCAGCATCGAGCAGCAGGGCGGTCGGTTTTACGTCGGCCATACCGTCATAGAGGTGGCGTGGGATGGAGTCTCCGCTGTCATTGCCAGGTTGGAAAACGGCATGGCGGTGAAGAGCGAAAAAATGTTGGTCGCCTTGGGGCGGCAACCGAACGTCGAGGAATTGAATCTCCAAGCGGCAGGGTTGACGTTGGATGAAAAGGGCCGCATTCCCGTGAACGAATATGGGCAAACCGAGCTCCCTCACATTTTCGCGGCCGGTGACATGTTAGGCCGCCCTCCGGCCCTGGCCTCACAAGCGATGGAAGACGGTCGCCGAGCCGTCAGTCACGCACTGGGAATTCCCATCGGGGACTCCCTGAACCAGGTTCCCGTCGGGATCTATACCATTCCCGAGATCGCGTCGATCGGACTTGATGAGGAACAGGCCGCTGCCCGTTACCGCGGCCCGCTGGTCGGGCGCGCGCGGTTCACAGAAATTGCCAAGGGGCAGATCACGGGAGCCTGCAATGGACTGTTAAAGCTCATTGCCGATCCCTCCGGCGAGCGATTGCTCGGGGTACAGATCGTCGGCGAGAATGCGACCGAATTAATTCACATCGGCCAGATGGCCCTGCAGGACGGGGCGACGATTGATCGGTTTATCGACTCCATCTTCAGCTTTCCCACGTTTGCCGAAGGGTATCGCGTGGCCGCCCTCGATATCCTAGGCCAACGCCGCAAGCAACAGAGTCCTCCTCAGGCCGCATAA